From a single Callithrix jacchus isolate 240 chromosome 5, calJac240_pri, whole genome shotgun sequence genomic region:
- the LATS2 gene encoding serine/threonine-protein kinase LATS2 isoform X2 — MPTPVTRRPSFEGTRDSFASYHQLSGGAPYEGPSFGADGPAALEEVPRPYVDYLFPGVGPHGPGHQHQHQHPPKGYGASVEAAGAHFPLQGAHYGRPHLLVPAEPLGYGVQRSPSFQSKTPPETGGYASLPAKAQGGPPGTSLAFPPPTSGIYVTHPHHKQASPAAHQLHLLGSRSQVFTSDSPPQSLLTPSRNSLNVDLYELGSTPVQQWPAATLARRDSLQKPGLEAPPRAHGTFRPDCPVPSRTNSFNSHQPRSGAPGKAEPSLPASNTVTAVTAAHILHPVKSVRVLRPEPQTAVGPSHPAWVPAPVPAPAPEGLDAKEEHALTLGGAGAYPLDMEYGGPDRRCPPPPYPKHLLLRSKSEQYDLDSLCAGVEQSLRGGPSEPDGGDKSRKSTKADKGGKDKKQIQTSPVPVRKNSRDEEKRESRIKSYSPYAFKFFMEQHVENVIKTYQQKVNRRLQLEQEMAKAGLCEAEQEQMRKILYQKESNYNRLKRAKMDKSMFVKIKTLGIGAFGEVCLACKVDTHALYAMKTLRKKDVLNRNQVAHVKAERDILAEADNEWVVKLYYSFQDKDSLYFVMDYIPGGDMMSLLIRMEVFPEHLARFYIAELTLAIESVHKMGFIHRDIKPDNILIDLDGHIKLTDFGLCTGFRWTHNSKYYQKGNHVRQDSMEPSDLWDDVSNCRCGDRLKTLEQRARKQHQRCLAHSLVGTPNYIAPEVLLRKGYTQLCDWWSVGVILFEMLVGQPPFLAPTPTETQLKVINWENTLHIPAQVKLSPEARDLITKLCCAADHRLGRNGADDLKAHPFFSTIDFSSDIRKQPAPYVPTISHPMDTSNFDPVDEESPWNDASEGSAKAWDTLTSPSNKHPEHAFYEFTFRRFFDDNGYPFRCPKPSGAEASQSENSNLETSDLMDQTEGCQPVYV, encoded by the exons ATGCCAACCCCTGTGACACGGAGGCCCAGCTTCGAAGGAACCCGCGATTCTTTTGCATCCTATCACCAACTGAGCGGCGGCGCCCCCTATGAGGGCCCAAGCTTTGGCGCTGACGGCCCCGCGGCACTGGAGGAGGTGCCGCGGCCGTATGTGGACTACCTCTTCCCCGGAGTCGGCCCCCATGGGCCTGGCCACCAGCATCAGCACCAGCACCCGCCCAAGGGCTACGGCGCCAGCGTGGAGGCAGCAGGGGCGCACTTCCCACTGCAGGGCGCTCACTACGGCCGGCCACACCTGCTGGTACCCGCGGAGCCCTTGGGCTACGGCGTACAGCGCAGCCCCTCCTTCCAGAGCAAGACGCCGCCGGAGACTGGGGGCTATGCCAGCCTTCCCGCCAAGGCCCAGGGGGGCCCTCCCGGCACCAGCCTCGCTTTCCCGCCCCCCACCTCCGGGATCTACGTGACACACCCACACCACAAGCAGGCCAGCCCAGCGGCCCACCAGCTGCATTTGCTGGGCTCCCGCAGCCAGGTGTTCACCAGCGACAGTCCCCCTCAGAGCCTGCTCACCCCCTCTCGCAACAGCCTCAATGTGGACCTGTATGAATTGGGCAGCACCCCCGTCCAGCAGTGGCCAGCCGCCACCCTGGCCCGCCGGGACTCCCTGCAGAAGCCGGGCCTGGAGGCGCCGCCGCGCGCGCACGGGACCTTCCGGCCCGACTGCCCAGTGCCCAGCAGGACCAACTCTTTCAACAGCCACCAGCCACGGTCGGGCGCTCCTGGCAAGGCTGAGCCCTCCCTTCCCGCCTCCAACACCGTGACGGCCGTCACGGCCGCACACATCCTGCACCCGGTGAAGAGCGTGCGTGTGCTGAGGCCTGAGCCGCAGACGGCTGTGGGGCCCTCGCACCCTGCCTGGGTGCCCGCACCTGTGCCGGCCCCGGCCCCAGAGGGCCTGGATGCCAAGGAGGAGCACGCCCTGACGCTGGGTGGCGCGGGCGCCTACCCATTGGACATGGAGTACGGAGGCCCAGACCGGAGGTGCCCGCCGCCGCCCTACCCGAAGCACCTGCTGTTGCGCAGCAAGTCTGAGCAGTACGACCTGGACAGCCTGTGTGCGGGCGTGGAGCAGAGCCTCCGTGGAGGCCCCAGCGAGCCCGACGGTGGCGACAAGAGCCGGAAAAGCACCAAGGCGGACAAAGGCGGGAAGGATAAAAAGCAGATCCAGACCTCTCCCGTTCCCGTCCGCAAAAACAGCAGAGACGAAGAGAAGAGGGAGTCACGCATCAAGAGCTACTCGCCATACGCCTTTAAGTTTTTCATGGAGCAGCACGTGGAGAATGTCATCAAAACCTACCAGCAGAAGGTCAACCGGAGGCTGCAGCTGGAGCAAGAAATGGCCAAA GCTGGACTCTGTGAAGCTGAGCAGGAACAGATGCGGAAGATCCTCTACCAGAAAGAGTCTAATTACAACAGGCTAAAGAGGGCCAAGATGGACAAGTCTATGTTTGTGAAAATCAAAACCCTGGGCATCGGAGCCTTTGGGGAAGTGTGCCTTGCTTGTAAGGTGGACACTCATGCGCTGTACGCCATGAAGACCCTGAGGAAGAAGGATGTCCTGAACCGTAATCAGGTGGCCCACGTCAAGGCCGAGAGGGACATCCTGGCTGAGGCAGACAACGAGTGGGTAGTGAAACTCTACTACTCCTTCCAAGACAAAGACAGCCTGTACTTTGTGATGGACTACATCCCTGGCGGGGATATGATGAGCCTGCTGATCCGGATGGAGGTCTTCCCTGAGCACCTGGCCAGGTTCTATATCGCAGAGCTGACTTTGGCCATTGAGAGTGTCCACAAGATGGGCTTCATCCACCGAGACATCAAGCCTGACAACATTTTGATAGATCTGGATGGTCACATTAAACTCACAGATTTCGGCCTCTGCACTGGGTTCAGGTGGACTCACAATTCCAAATATTACCAGAAAG GGAACCATGTCAGACAGGACAGCATGGAGCCCAGTGACCTCTGGGACGACGTGTCTAACTGTCGGTGTGGGGACAGGCTGAAGACCCTGGAGCAGAGGGCGCGGAAGCAGCACCAGAGATGCTTGGCACATTCCCTGGTGGGAACCCCAAACTACATCGCACCTGAGGTGCTCCTCCGCAAAG GGTACACTCAGCTCTGTGACTGGTGGAGTGTTGGAGTGATTCTCTTCGAGATGCTGGTGGGGCAGCCGCCCTTTTTGGCACCTACTCCCACAGAAACCCAGCTGAAG GTGATAAACTGGGAGAACACGCTCCacattccagcccaggtgaaGCTGAGCCCTGAGGCCAGGGACCTCATCACCAAGCTGTGCTGTGCTGCAGACCACCGCCTGGGGCGGAATGGGGCTGATGACCTGAAGGCCCACCCATTCTTCAGCACCATTGACTTCTCCAGTGACATCCGGAAGCAGCCGGCCCCCTACGTTCCCACCATCAGTCACCCCATGGACACCTCGAATTTCGACCCTGTAGATGAAGAGAGCCCTTGGAATGATGCCAGCGAAGGTAGCGCCAAGGCCTGGGACACACTCACCTCACCCAGTAACAAGCACCCTGAGCACGCATTTTATGAGTTTACCTTCCGAAGGTTCTTTGATGACAATGGCTACCCGTTTCGATGCCCAAAGCCTTCAGGGGCAGAAGCTTCGCAGTCTGAGAACTCAAATTTAGAAACCTCTGATCTGATGGATCAGACTGAAGGCTGCCAGCCTGTGTACGTGTAG